Proteins encoded in a region of the Micropterus dolomieu isolate WLL.071019.BEF.003 ecotype Adirondacks linkage group LG09, ASM2129224v1, whole genome shotgun sequence genome:
- the LOC123976586 gene encoding gastrula zinc finger protein XlCGF7.1-like: METEADGEDCGGPEPARNSDPDRHFQLGDDWEKTREPQSDLNSYNNDVPVSRRTHITDKKQFNCSECGKTFTLKTQWKVHMRRHAGEKPFSCSECGKRFTVKSNLQQHLRTHTGEKPYSCSECGKRFAMKHSWKRHMGTHSGEKPFSCSECGKTFTQKGTMRDHLKNHTEKLFSCSECGKKFTKKGSLQVHMRRHTGEKPFSCSECGKRFSLKVTLQRHTIIHTEEKPFSCSECGKTFSVKGSLKLHMRTHTGEKPFSCSECGKTFTLKTNLKVHMRIHTGEKPFSCSVCDRRFTWCKQLKKHKCGDESSHGNQPENREAEPRASSSAEDMEA, translated from the coding sequence ATGGAGACAGaagctgatggagaggactgtggaggaccagaaccagccagAAACTCTGATCCTGATAGACATTTTCAACTTGGTGATGACTGGGAGAAGACCAGAGAACCTCAGTCAGATTTAAACTCCTACAATAATGACGTTCCAGTCAGTCGTAGGACACACATTACTGACAAAAAACAGTTTAACTGCTCTGAGTGTGGGAAAACATTTACTCTGAAGACACAATGGAAGGTCCACATGAGAAGACAtgcaggagagaaaccattcaGCTGCTCTGAGTGTGGGAAAAGATTTACTGTGAAGTCAAATTTGCAGCAACACTTGAGAactcacacaggagagaaaccgtacagctgctCTGAGTGTGGGAAACGATTTGCTATGAAGCATAGTTGGAAGAGACACATGGGAACACATTCAGGAGAGAAGCCATTCAGTTGCTCTGAGTGCGGGAAAACATTTACCCAAAAGGGAACAATGCGGgatcatttaaaaaatcatacagaAAAACTATTCAGCTGCTCTGAGTGCGGGAAGAAATTTACTAAAAAGGGATCGTTGCAGGTACACATGAGAAGGCATACGGGAGAGAAACCATTCAGCTGCTCTGAGTGTGGAAAAAGATTTTCTCTGAAGGTAACTTTGCAGAGACACACGATAATTCACACAGaagagaaaccatttagctgctctgagtgtgggaaaacattttctgtaaagGGAAGTTTGAAGCTACACATGAGAAcgcacacaggagagaaaccattcaGCTGCTCTGAGTGTGGAAAAACATTTACTCTGAAGACAAATTTGAAGGTAcacatgagaatccacacaggagagaaaccatttagctgcagtgtttgtgacaGAAGATTCACTTGGTGTAAACAACTCAAAAAGCACAAGTGTGGTGACGAGTCCTCACATGGAAACCAACCGGagaacagagaggcagagcCTCGAGCCAGCAGCTCAGCTGAAGACATGGAAGCTTAA